GATTCTCATAGGACCTTCGTATAGCACCCTAAGATCTTGAAATCAGCAAATTTTTTCAAAACATACCTGAAGTATTCTGTCACAACCTTAAATACGTTAAAATTAGGCGTATTTCTCATTGTTTTTCATTTCGCTTTCGTTTAGATATGCGCTATGCGCACAGAGTGGAGCGGCCTTGGCCGCGGAACTGAAGTAGCTAAAAAGAGAATTTTATGAACAAGATCAACCGTAAACTCGAATACGCACTCATGGCTTTAAAATACATGAGCAAAAAGATTCCTGGAGAACTGACAACTGCCAAAGAAGTTTCAGATTCTTTCCATACGCCTTTTGATGCGACAGCTCGTGTGATGCAACAGATGGCTCAAAAAGGCGGCATTTTGCGCGCCGAATACGGAGCTAATGGCGGATATCAAATCACGAAAGACCTTGCGAAAGTTTCCATTCACGATCTTGTGGAAATCATCGAAGGCCCGACAGCTCTAGTGAAGTGCCTTCACAAAGAAGCTCCTTGTGAAATCCAAGGAACTTGCAACATCGTTTCGCCTATTACTCAACTTAATAATCGTCTCACGGAATTCTATAAAAGCCTGAGCTTGAAAGATCTTCTAGTGGATAAATCATTGACTGGTAAAAAACCAGCGGAGGCTGAGGCTCATGGATAATAAATCCTCAAACAACCCTCTTGATAGCTACGAATACAAATACGGTTTTTCGACGGACATCGAAACGGATGTCGTGCAAGTCGGTCTGAACGAAGACATCATTCGTTTGATCTCTTCAAAAAAGAACGAACCTGAATGGATGTTGGAATATCGTCTCAAAGCATTCCATCATTGGGAAACAATGACAGAACCTACGTGGGCGCATGTTTCTTATCCGCCAATCGATTTCCAGGCGATACGTTATTATTCCGCACCAAAGAAAAAATCAGACGCGGATAAACCAAAATCTTTGGACGATTTAGATCCAGAGCTGATCAAAACTTTTGAGAAATTGGGAATTCCTCTTTCAGAACAAAAGCGCATTTCTGGTATTGCGGTTGACGTCGTGTTTGACTCTGTTTCTGTCGGCACAACTCACACAGAAGTTTTAGAAAAAGCGGGAGTGATCTTCTGCTCTATTTCTGAAGCCGTTCAAAAACATCCAGAGCTTGTTAAAAAATATTTAGGTTCAGTAGTTCCTTACACTGACAACTACTATGCCGCTTTGAATGCGGCAGTCTTCACTGACGGATCTTTCTGTTACATCCCTAAAGGAGTTCGTTGTCCGATTGATCTTTCAACATATTTCCGTATCAACGCGAAGGACACCGGCCAATTTGAAAGAACGCTTTTGGTTTGCGATGAAGGCGGTTATGTGAATTACCTTGAGGGCTGTACAGCTCCTCAACGTGATGAAAACCAACTTCACGCAGCGGTTGTTGAATTGATTGCTCTTGATGATGCGGAAATTAAATACTCTACAGTGCAGAACTGGTACACAGGCGATAAAGAAGGCCGCGGTGGTATTTATAACTTCGTAACAAAACGTGGAAAAGCCGCTGGAAAACGTTCGAAGATTTCTTGGACTCAAGTGGAGTCAGGATCTGCGATCACTTGGAAGTATCCGTCTTGCATCTTGCAAGGGGATGGCTCTGAAGGGGCGTTCTACTCTGTGGCTTTGACTCATGATCTTATGCAAGCCGATACCGGAACAAAGATGATCCATATCGGTAAAAACACAAAGAGCACGATCATCTCTAAAGGCATCTCGACAGATAAGTCTTCAAATACTTATCGCGGCCAGGTGAAAATCATGCCTTCAGCAGAAAACGCACGCAACTATTCTCAGTGCGATTCGATGCTTGTCGGTGATAAGTGCAGTGCAAGCACGTTCCCTTATATTGAAGTGAAAAATAAAACGGCGACATTGGAACATGAAGCGACGACTTCACGAATCAGTGAAGATCAGATCTTCTATTTGCAGTCTCGCGGTCTTGATATGGAAAAAACAATTTCAATGCTGGTCAATGGATTCTGTAAAGAGGTCTTTAAAGAATTGCCTCTCGAATTTGCCGTGGAAGCTGTGAAATTAATCGAAATGAAATTGGAAAACTCGGTAGGATAATATGTTAGAGATCAAAAACCTCCATGCACGTGTTGAAGAAAAAGAAATCCTTAAAGGCTTGAACCTTAAAATCAACGCCGGTGAAGTTCATGCCATCATGGGACCTAACGGTTCTGGTAAATCCACTTTGTCTAAAGTTCTTGCGGGTCATCCTGCTTACGAAGTAACTGCGGGCGAAGTGAAGTACGATATCAACTTCCAAATGAAGAACTTGTTGGAGCTTGAACCAGATGAAAGAGCGAAAGAAGGAATCTTCTTAGCGTTCCAATATCCTATCGAAGTTCCGGGTGTGTCTAACTTCACATTCTTGCATACGGCATTTAACTCCATCCTTGAGCACCAGGGTTCTGAACCTATGCCTGAAGGGGAGTTCCGTGAATTCCTCGTGCAAAAATTAAAACTTGTTAGCATGAAGCCAGAATACTTGGATCGTCCTGTGAATACAGGCTTCTCTGGCGGTGAGAAAAAGAAAAACGAAATCTTGCAAATGGCGGTTCTTTCTCCGCGTTTGGCTTTGCTGGATGAAACGGATTCAGGTCTTGATATCGACGCTCTTCGCGTCGTGTCTGATGGCGTGAATAAACTTCGTCGTAAAGACAATGCCATCGTTCTTGTCACTCACTATCAAAGACTTCTTGATTACATCAAGCCTGACTTCGTTCACGTTTTGGTGAATGGAAAAATCATCGAAACGGGCGACAGTTCGTTGGCTTTGAAACTTGAAGAGAAGGGTTACGATTGGTTGATTAACTAATCGTCGGAGCAAGCAATGAATTTACTTTCTACCTACGACAGATTCAGTCAAACAAACCCGGCAGAAGGAGCTTTAGCTTCCTTCCGCCAGGCGGGTTATGACTATGCTCTGAACAAAGGCCTTCCAACTCGTAAAGATGAAGAGTGGCACTACACGAGCGTGAAGGTTCTTAACGACGTGAATTTCATGCCTTCGGCGTTCAATCCGGTTGAACCAAGTCATGAAACGATTGTTGAGATTAAAAAATATTTGAATCCTGAATTTACAAACGTGGTGTTCTTTAACGGTGTTTTAAATAAAACATTGTCTCAAGAATTGCCTGCGGGTTTCACATTACGTGAACTTTCAGAGTATCCTAATCATTTTGATGATGCGTTCGATGCTTTGAATGGCGCTTATCTAGCAAAACCTTTCGTCCTTTCTTTGGCAAAAGAAACGTCTGTGGATAAACCTGTGAATTTCGTCTTCTTCACTTCTGTGGAAGGTGGACCTGCTTTGATGGTTCATCCGCGCATTCGTGTGGAAGTGGGAGCGCGCTCTTCTGTAAAACTTCTTGAAAGTTATTACGGAAAAACAGGCGTTTCTTATTTCGTAAACTCTGTTTTTGATTTGTCTATTGCTGACAGTGCCAAAGTTTCTTACGTGCGTGTGCAAGGTGAATCACAAAACGCGATCAATATCGGTCGCACACGTATTTCTGTTGAAAAGAACGCAAGTCTTGAAAGCCTCGCTTTTGCAACAGGTGCAGGCCTTTCTCGTCACACGTTAGAAGTGTCTTTAAAAGGCGCTGGTTCTGATTCTCAGATTTTGGGTGTTTATGCTGTTCAAGGATCACAACATGTCGACAATACGACATTGATTGATCATCAAGTGGGCGAGTGCAATACGAATCAACTCTATAAGGGAATTCTCGACGGGGAATCTCGCGCTGTATTCTGTGGAAAAGTTTTGATTCAAAAAGACGCGCAGAAAGCCAACTCGGCTCAGCTTAATAACAACTTGTTGTTAAGCTCTAAAGCTGAAGCTGACAGCAAACCAAGTCTTGAGATTTTTGCTGATGATGTGAAAGCGGCGCACGGATCGACTGTGGGACAGTTGAATCGTGAAGAGCTTTTCTATCTTCAGTCTCGTGCTATTCCTAAATCGAAAGCGATCCCGATGCTGAGCTACGGATTCCTTTCGGAAGTTATTTATAAAATTTCCGACGAGAACATTCAGAAATGGTTGTCTCGCCAATTGGATGAAGCGTTCAGCCACCTTCATCTAAATCGGTAAGAAAGATATGAGCAACATAGACAAAATATTTGCATCTGTTCG
This region of Bdellovibrio sp. BCCA genomic DNA includes:
- the sufD gene encoding Fe-S cluster assembly protein SufD, with product MNLLSTYDRFSQTNPAEGALASFRQAGYDYALNKGLPTRKDEEWHYTSVKVLNDVNFMPSAFNPVEPSHETIVEIKKYLNPEFTNVVFFNGVLNKTLSQELPAGFTLRELSEYPNHFDDAFDALNGAYLAKPFVLSLAKETSVDKPVNFVFFTSVEGGPALMVHPRIRVEVGARSSVKLLESYYGKTGVSYFVNSVFDLSIADSAKVSYVRVQGESQNAINIGRTRISVEKNASLESLAFATGAGLSRHTLEVSLKGAGSDSQILGVYAVQGSQHVDNTTLIDHQVGECNTNQLYKGILDGESRAVFCGKVLIQKDAQKANSAQLNNNLLLSSKAEADSKPSLEIFADDVKAAHGSTVGQLNREELFYLQSRAIPKSKAIPMLSYGFLSEVIYKISDENIQKWLSRQLDEAFSHLHLNR
- the sufC gene encoding Fe-S cluster assembly ATPase SufC; this encodes MLEIKNLHARVEEKEILKGLNLKINAGEVHAIMGPNGSGKSTLSKVLAGHPAYEVTAGEVKYDINFQMKNLLELEPDERAKEGIFLAFQYPIEVPGVSNFTFLHTAFNSILEHQGSEPMPEGEFREFLVQKLKLVSMKPEYLDRPVNTGFSGGEKKKNEILQMAVLSPRLALLDETDSGLDIDALRVVSDGVNKLRRKDNAIVLVTHYQRLLDYIKPDFVHVLVNGKIIETGDSSLALKLEEKGYDWLIN
- a CDS encoding RrF2 family transcriptional regulator, which produces MNKINRKLEYALMALKYMSKKIPGELTTAKEVSDSFHTPFDATARVMQQMAQKGGILRAEYGANGGYQITKDLAKVSIHDLVEIIEGPTALVKCLHKEAPCEIQGTCNIVSPITQLNNRLTEFYKSLSLKDLLVDKSLTGKKPAEAEAHG
- the sufB gene encoding Fe-S cluster assembly protein SufB, whose product is MDNKSSNNPLDSYEYKYGFSTDIETDVVQVGLNEDIIRLISSKKNEPEWMLEYRLKAFHHWETMTEPTWAHVSYPPIDFQAIRYYSAPKKKSDADKPKSLDDLDPELIKTFEKLGIPLSEQKRISGIAVDVVFDSVSVGTTHTEVLEKAGVIFCSISEAVQKHPELVKKYLGSVVPYTDNYYAALNAAVFTDGSFCYIPKGVRCPIDLSTYFRINAKDTGQFERTLLVCDEGGYVNYLEGCTAPQRDENQLHAAVVELIALDDAEIKYSTVQNWYTGDKEGRGGIYNFVTKRGKAAGKRSKISWTQVESGSAITWKYPSCILQGDGSEGAFYSVALTHDLMQADTGTKMIHIGKNTKSTIISKGISTDKSSNTYRGQVKIMPSAENARNYSQCDSMLVGDKCSASTFPYIEVKNKTATLEHEATTSRISEDQIFYLQSRGLDMEKTISMLVNGFCKEVFKELPLEFAVEAVKLIEMKLENSVG